DNA from Methanothrix sp.:
ATTCATAGATATACACATACTGGACGACTGCGGGAACATCATGGATGCGTCCAGTCTGGGCGCCATCGCAGCTCTTCTCGGCACCACCGTGCCGGCGAGCCGGTTCGGTCTCGGCGATGACTTCCCGCTTCCGGTCAGGGACATACCTATCGCCACGACAGCTGTCGAGTTCGGGGATGTCGTGCTCTTCGATCCGGACATAGACGAGGAGGCGATAGCCGATGCCAAGCTCACAGTGATAACAAAGGCAGACGGCACGATATGCGGGATGCAGAAGAGCGGGCCGGGAATGCTCTCAGAGGAGCAGGTGTACCGCATTGTTGATATAGCATGTGAGAATGCTAAGGAGATCCGAGAGAAGTTTCTGGAATGATGCGTTATGGTCAAGCAATTCAAGAAGGGAAGAAAGACCAGGTCCGCGGCCAGGTTTGGACCCAGGTATGGAAGGAAGGTCAGGAAGCTCATAGCCGATATCGAGGAGAAGAGCAGGGCAAGGTACGACTGCCCGAGGTGCAACAGGACCAGGGTCAGGAGAATCGGCACGGCGATATGGCAGTGCTCGAAGTGCGGCTATGAGTTCGCAGGCGGTGCGTACCTTCCGGCGACATCCGCTGGGAGGTCTGTTGTGAGATCCATGATCAAGAGGTCGATGGAGACGGAGTAGATGGCCTACAAGTGTGCCAGGTGCAAGAGGACTGTGGAAGTTGATTACGAGTACGCTGGCGTGAGATGCCCCTACTGCGGCCACAGAATACTTATGAAGGAGCGGCCCACCACAGTAAAGCGGATGAAGGCGATCTGATTGTATGAGGGGCCGTGCAGAGATCGTCTTTGAGCTGCCGGATCCTGAGATTGTGATCAGTGCGCTGGAGCCGGAGCTTGATGACGACCTACATCGTGGGAAGGTGGAGATCCGCGCCAATGATAATGGAATGGTGCTGATTGTCGAGGGCGATGACGTGGTCTCCCTGAGAGCGGCCCTGAACACCTGGCTGCGGCTTGTCAGGATATGCGTGGAGATGGTTGAGATATGAGCGGAGAGTTACCCCCGCAGGTGCAGAATCAGCTTGCTCAGCTGCAGCAGCTGCAGCAGCAGGCTCAGGCACTTGTTGCGCAGAAGAGCCAGATAGAGCTCCTCAAGAAGGAGGCAGAGGCTGCGATCAAGGAGCTGGACAAGTCTCCAGATGATGTGGTGGTCTACAAGAATGTCGGAGAGCTCATGCTCAGATCCGACAAGGCGACGCTGATGACCGAGCTGAAGGAGAGGGTGGATCTCCTTGATCTCCGCCTGAAGACGGTCGCCAAGCAGGAGGAGAGGATACAGGCGAGGTTCAACCAGCTTCAGGACCAGCTGAGGCAGTCGCTTGGCCAGATGCCGCCGAGGGGCGGCTGAAACCGAATGGACCCGTGGCTTAGCCAGGATATAGCACCGGGCTTCTAACCCGGGGGTCGCGGGTTCGAGTCCCGCCGGGTCCGTCATATCCACGGTGATGCTATGTGTGAGCTGTCGGTCTACATGGTTGCCGGTGGCAAAAGGGAGCTTGTAATGGAAAGCGTGGTCAGGATAGTCGTCATGGATGGCAGGATTCTCTTCGAGGGCATACTTGGAGGATCTAAGGAGGTCGATGGGAAGCTCAAGGAGATCAACATACTCTCTCAGGAGGTCCTGATAGAGGCCTGACAGCGTATATGCGGTGCCGTTTGAATGTGCTGATGCTCTTCATTTTCTCCTGAGGCTGCCTCAAAACTGCATGAGCAACAGCAGGTTCTCACGCAGTACCTCTGAGTTTCATTACCCTGTCCCGTTGAAGACGGCAGGATCTTTGTGACAGTTTCACAAGCATACCTCATATTGTCTAACACAGTAACTTCTCGTGCCCTGAAGTTCCCTGATGGTAATTTCTTTATAAAAGCTCGGATCAGACTCCTTTCATGATCGAGCTCAGGAGCGATCCTTATGTCCTCAAGCCGAGGCTGGCTCCCCCGACGGAGAGCGATTTCAGGGTACATCTGAACATCGGATGGTGCAGGGGCGTCCTCTTCAATGTCGTCGCTCTCAAGAACTCCGTGGCGATAGTGGAGTACGATGCCATCCTATGGTCAGAGGACTCGATTATGTTCGTGGAGTACAAGGACTCTGTGGCAGCATACAAGGGCCTCTCAGCAAGAAGAATACAGCAGATGGACAGCCTGGCAAAGAACATTGCGAGGGGTCTGGGGTACAGGAGATACTGCTTCGTCATCGTCGTGAAGGATCTGCAGGAGATCACATCCAGAGGGGGCGTCGATGTAATTCCGCTGTACATGCTGGGAAGCTACGAGCCTGCTTTTTTATCGACGTACAGCGAGCTCGATTACCTTGAGAAGCTCATGGCAAAGTACACCCGTGAGGAGAAGACAGAGTTCGTGAAGGATCTTGAGAAGCTGAAAAAGATGATAGAGACCGGTCTGGCTTGAGGTCATTTCTGAAAGCCTCCGATGTGAGACCGGACCTCACCGGCAGAGAGGATGTCACCATGAGAGGATATGCCACTGCATACGGCGCAGCAACTGTGCTGAACGCCATCGCGAACTGGAAGGGCTCTGCGTTTGGAATATCGCTCAGAACATCCGCAGAGGTGGTGCTCGACGATTCTGAAAAAGTGATGGGCGATGCATCAGGCGTTGACACAACGCTCATTGTCAGGTGCGTGGAGCGCGTGCTGCGCCACTTCGGCCTCGATTGCGGGGGCGTTGTGAGGACCAGGAGCGAGATACCGGTTGCTAGCGGCCTGAAGTCGAGCAGCGCTGCTGCGAATGCCGCGGTGCTCGCAGCTGTGGATGCGCTCGGCGAGGAGATCGATCTGATCGATGCGGTGCGCATCGGGGTCGGGGCAGCTCTCGATGCAGGCGTCACGGTGACCGGCGCGTTCGATGACGCGTGCGCCTCAATGCTCGGCGGTGTTGTGGTGACGGATAACATGAAGAGAGAGCTCTTGAAAAGAGATCTTCTCCACTCAGAGGTGATCCTACTCATTCCAGATGAGCGGTTCTTCTCCCGGGATGTCGATGTGGAGCGGTGCAGGCTCTTCTCTGGAGTTGCTGATGTTGTGTTTGAGATGGCAATGAATGGGGATTACGCGGGAGCCATGACCCTGAACGGGCTCATGTACTGCACAGCGCTTCGCAGATCTCCGGAACCGATAGTCCTCGCGCTCAGGGCGGGCGCTGCGGGAGCGACGCTCTCCGGCACCGGGCCCGCGTACGCTGCACTGGTCGATGATCGCTCACGGGATGATGTTGCTGAGGCATGGTCATCGCTCGGCGGAAGGATCATAAGGGCGGCGGTCGAGAACAGAAGCGCCAGGATGGGGCAGGCAGATCTCTTTCAGGAGGGGATATGATGGGTTTGGTTGAGCATCGTATGGAGGTTCAGAAGATCGACGAGGAGATCCTGAGGCTGATACAGAAGCGCATGGCTCTTGCGGAGGAGATATACAGGGACAAGGCCGCGCTCGGCCTCTCGATATCCGATCCGGACCAGGAGGCTCTGGTCCTCAGCAGAGCTGTGGATATGGCCACGGAGCTCGGTCTCGATCCGGGGAGCATAAAGAGCATATTCAGAATACTCATCGATATGAGCCTGCAGAGGCAGCACGGCCTCCGTGGCGAGGACAACCTGCCCTGATACGAAAGTCGCCGCAAAAGCGGATACGCAATCGGTGATCCCTATTCATGAACCCATGCAACCCGCGCAGAGGGATGGCTTTGATAAAGGCTCATTGAACCTGCTGGGACGCACAGGGCAGCGGAAACACTGCCTACAGCTCTGTGTGGCTGATGGATGTGAGTGGATATTTAGAGCGGAGTGCAGGAGATCCCCCTTCAGGGGGCGCTCTCAAACCTCCTGACCAGCTCTTCCTTGATCCTCTTTATGGCCTCGACAGCAGGCCCGCCAACATCTACGGGCGCCTTNNNNNNNNNNNNNNNNNNNNNNNNNNNNNNNNNNNNNNNNNNNNNNNNNNNNNNNNNNNNNNNNNNNNNNNNNNNNNNNNNNNNNNNNNNNNNNNNNTGTGAGTGGATATTTAGAGCGGAGTGCAGGAGATCCCCCTTCAGGGGGCGCTCTCAAACCTCCTGACCAGCTCTTCCTTGATCCTCTTTATGGCCTCGACAGCAGGCCCGCCAACATCTACGGGCGCCTTTCCTGTGAGATCTGCCTCTATCAGATTCCTGTCGAATGGTATGGTCCCGAGAACAGGTATTCCCATCTCCTCGAGCTTCTCCTTCACTATTCCGGGATCGTCGGTCTTGTTGATCACGGCAAGCAGGTTAGTTATTCCTATGTTCTCGCCCAGCCTCTTGATCCGCTCCACGGTCTCTATGGATCGCAGGCCGGGCTCTACAACCACTATCATCGCATCGACGCCTCTCGCGGTGCCCCTGCCGAGGTGCTCTATGCCAGCCTCCATGTCGAGTATCACGACGTCCTTCTCCCTGGAGATGACATGCCTGAGAAGGGCCTTCAGGAACGCGCTTGCAGGACACATGCATCCGCTCCCGCCCGTCTCCAGGGTGCCCATGACAGCGAACCTCACACCATCCGGACCCGT
Protein-coding regions in this window:
- a CDS encoding prefoldin subunit beta — encoded protein: MSGELPPQVQNQLAQLQQLQQQAQALVAQKSQIELLKKEAEAAIKELDKSPDDVVVYKNVGELMLRSDKATLMTELKERVDLLDLRLKTVAKQEERIQARFNQLQDQLRQSLGQMPPRGG
- a CDS encoding DNA-directed RNA polymerase subunit P, yielding MAYKCARCKRTVEVDYEYAGVRCPYCGHRILMKERPTTVKRMKAI
- a CDS encoding KEOPS complex subunit Pcc1 encodes the protein MRGRAEIVFELPDPEIVISALEPELDDDLHRGKVEIRANDNGMVLIVEGDDVVSLRAALNTWLRLVRICVEMVEI
- a CDS encoding carbon monoxide dehydrogenase accessory protein CooC codes for the protein MNINSDSGGRRIKLAVSGKGGVGKTTLAGTLARLFARDGYRVLAIDADPDMNLGSALGIEKNPRPITEYKELIEERASMPMGMYRMNPKVDDVIERCGCTGPDGVRFAVMGTLETGGSGCMCPASAFLKALLRHVISREKDVVILDMEAGIEHLGRGTARGVDAMIVVVEPGLRSIETVERIKRLGENIGITNLLAVINKTDDPGIVKEKLEEMGIPVLGTIPFDRNLIEADLTGKAPVDVGGPAVEAIKRIKEELVRRFESAP
- a CDS encoding shikimate kinase; the encoded protein is MRGYATAYGAATVLNAIANWKGSAFGISLRTSAEVVLDDSEKVMGDASGVDTTLIVRCVERVLRHFGLDCGGVVRTRSEIPVASGLKSSSAAANAAVLAAVDALGEEIDLIDAVRIGVGAALDAGVTVTGAFDDACASMLGGVVVTDNMKRELLKRDLLHSEVILLIPDERFFSRDVDVERCRLFSGVADVVFEMAMNGDYAGAMTLNGLMYCTALRRSPEPIVLALRAGAAGATLSGTGPAYAALVDDRSRDDVAEAWSSLGGRIIRAAVENRSARMGQADLFQEGI
- a CDS encoding 50S ribosomal protein L37ae; the encoded protein is MVKQFKKGRKTRSAARFGPRYGRKVRKLIADIEEKSRARYDCPRCNRTRVRRIGTAIWQCSKCGYEFAGGAYLPATSAGRSVVRSMIKRSMETE
- a CDS encoding CooT family nickel-binding protein is translated as MCELSVYMVAGGKRELVMESVVRIVVMDGRILFEGILGGSKEVDGKLKEINILSQEVLIEA
- a CDS encoding chorismate mutase, whose protein sequence is MMGLVEHRMEVQKIDEEILRLIQKRMALAEEIYRDKAALGLSISDPDQEALVLSRAVDMATELGLDPGSIKSIFRILIDMSLQRQHGLRGEDNLP